The Pseudomonas baetica genome includes a region encoding these proteins:
- a CDS encoding DUF6572 domain-containing protein produces MSITNPQVIDIWAIPTWEPDNVVLYISDHLEWGDKAEQGEHLQLLQGKLNTYVAFIESGEIYTEIPNALGKHPIIRINGLYELPEQGEFFIDRAAEVLKEVGIGLEFVLDENDAIRNM; encoded by the coding sequence ATGTCCATCACAAATCCACAGGTAATTGATATCTGGGCAATCCCGACATGGGAACCTGACAATGTGGTGCTGTATATCTCTGACCACCTTGAATGGGGCGACAAAGCTGAGCAAGGCGAACACCTGCAGCTGCTTCAAGGCAAGCTCAATACCTACGTTGCATTCATCGAGAGCGGCGAGATCTACACCGAGATCCCCAATGCACTTGGGAAGCACCCCATCATTCGCATCAACGGCTTGTATGAGCTGCCAGAGCAAGGCGAGTTTTTCATTGACCGCGCTGCGGAGGTGCTAAAGGAAGTGGGTATTGGACTAGAGTTTGTGCTCGATGAGAACGATGCGATACGCAACATGTGA
- a CDS encoding FlhC family transcriptional regulator, translating into MSQAASSETIIFARKMIGAGFRSVVVRNSTGVSRKIIENMRKNSDAPESSCGPLSSAETLIKSNAAAVEATIFLLSYRQLAIKPDEEIDVEAVIAAFDVYQDAHGAARGGKVDETVLLDINDAWVIARDYRSAELSEHYCGHCGISFFRPVRLSQKSCPLCQLQDVEDQPSAFDNSLNISQVRDEALKMRNWGQSDDEIARSLGVSSDDVEKLLSH; encoded by the coding sequence ATGAGCCAGGCAGCATCATCGGAAACCATCATTTTTGCGAGAAAGATGATTGGCGCAGGCTTTCGAAGTGTTGTGGTCAGAAACTCCACGGGGGTTTCCAGAAAGATCATTGAGAACATGCGAAAGAATTCCGACGCGCCTGAGTCCTCATGCGGCCCATTGAGCAGTGCTGAGACATTGATCAAAAGCAATGCCGCGGCTGTCGAGGCAACCATCTTCTTGCTCAGTTATCGTCAACTGGCGATTAAGCCGGATGAGGAAATCGACGTTGAAGCTGTTATCGCTGCATTCGATGTATACCAGGATGCACACGGGGCTGCTCGCGGAGGTAAAGTCGATGAGACGGTGCTCCTTGATATCAATGACGCCTGGGTTATTGCCCGTGATTACCGTTCTGCAGAACTGAGTGAGCATTACTGCGGTCATTGCGGAATATCGTTTTTTAGGCCCGTTCGCCTTTCTCAAAAATCCTGCCCGCTGTGTCAGCTGCAGGACGTCGAAGATCAACCATCTGCGTTTGATAATAGCCTTAACATTTCCCAAGTAAGGGATGAGGCGTTAAAAATGCGCAACTGGGGTCAATCAGACGATGAAATAGCCCGCTCACTCGGCGTGTCCAGTGATGATGTCGAGAAGTTGCTAAGCCACTGA
- the drt3b gene encoding antiviral reverse transcriptase Drt3b — MLDDKKSERIIKGDYCRVLVTETAPYETPIIFSNDGFYNIAKKQASSTGFAKTIESLFITSKGGKWSTVPYQYKIRKSATDFRCLSVLHPLSQWQIKLFYERYEHLICHYCTLGKYSIRTPFKTASVFYYKSSWENIGQYKRGTVDDTASETTLKHSSSFYAYKGYTRLYKMFNSKAFLDLEKDFSVLKTLDVSKCFDSIYTHSIAWATKDKSFVKDGRYAASIFGNNFDDVIRMANHNETNGIVIGPEVSRIFSEIIFQNVDCRVEAKLASEKFNWIFNIDYSIKRYVDDVFIFARSIEMANKIYEIYADTLLGYKLHVNSAKSQIYQRPFFTPKSKVIREVNLYVNEFTERFLEEVEEGASLKPKKIFKVDRLVRSFVDAIKATCSAEGMDYDEVSSYIISALFERTKLLINIPKELNPEAEINDYKDACIVFLEVMHFFYSVAPSVSSSYKFCASLILLCRFADQHLGHYKHTIKQRAFDLSLSLLDSDTFHKRADIDNFISLEVLNVILSLSDFGAAYLLPSHIVEKVFGGDSSYFNIVSCLFYIKDHVQYSTIKESTLKKLDAKLQDMSKILSNTEQACLLLDSLTCPYIGRKRKSKYVNRLCVAMKISKPTQQELSDFFTHYASKYWFINWTEVDLLNALERKELRQVY, encoded by the coding sequence ATGCTTGATGATAAAAAATCTGAGCGAATTATAAAGGGTGACTATTGTCGAGTTCTCGTAACTGAAACAGCTCCTTATGAAACCCCGATAATATTTTCGAATGACGGCTTCTACAATATTGCAAAGAAACAAGCTTCGAGCACAGGCTTCGCCAAGACAATCGAAAGCTTATTTATAACAAGTAAGGGCGGGAAATGGAGCACTGTGCCTTACCAATATAAAATAAGGAAAAGTGCAACTGACTTCAGATGCCTCTCGGTTTTGCATCCACTCTCACAATGGCAAATTAAACTATTCTATGAGCGCTACGAGCATCTCATTTGTCATTACTGTACATTAGGTAAATACTCGATACGAACTCCATTCAAAACCGCGAGTGTATTTTATTACAAGAGCTCATGGGAGAACATAGGGCAATACAAGAGAGGTACCGTTGACGACACCGCCTCTGAAACAACGCTAAAACACAGTTCATCCTTCTACGCGTACAAGGGTTACACTAGACTTTATAAAATGTTTAACTCAAAAGCCTTTCTCGATCTTGAAAAAGACTTTAGCGTTCTAAAAACTCTGGACGTTTCAAAGTGCTTTGATAGTATTTATACGCATTCGATTGCGTGGGCTACTAAAGACAAAAGCTTTGTAAAGGACGGAAGGTACGCCGCATCTATATTCGGAAATAATTTTGACGACGTTATACGGATGGCGAATCACAACGAAACAAATGGGATTGTGATAGGCCCAGAAGTAAGTCGGATCTTTTCAGAGATAATATTCCAGAACGTTGACTGTAGAGTAGAAGCTAAGCTGGCATCTGAAAAGTTCAATTGGATTTTTAACATTGACTATTCTATCAAACGCTACGTTGACGATGTTTTCATATTTGCCAGATCCATCGAAATGGCAAATAAAATTTACGAAATTTATGCGGATACGCTTTTGGGGTACAAGCTGCACGTCAACTCAGCCAAAAGTCAAATATATCAGCGCCCTTTTTTCACACCAAAATCTAAAGTGATTAGAGAGGTAAATCTTTACGTAAACGAATTCACGGAAAGGTTTTTAGAGGAAGTTGAAGAAGGGGCTTCGCTAAAGCCAAAGAAGATATTCAAAGTTGATAGGCTTGTGCGTAGCTTTGTTGATGCTATCAAAGCAACTTGTTCTGCTGAAGGTATGGATTATGATGAGGTGTCTTCATATATCATATCTGCGCTGTTTGAAAGAACAAAGCTGCTAATTAACATCCCCAAAGAACTTAATCCCGAAGCCGAAATTAACGATTACAAGGATGCTTGTATCGTATTTTTGGAGGTCATGCACTTTTTCTATTCGGTGGCACCCTCTGTTAGCTCTTCGTATAAGTTTTGCGCATCATTGATACTGCTCTGTCGGTTTGCCGACCAACATTTAGGTCATTACAAGCATACAATAAAACAGCGCGCATTCGACCTGTCTCTGTCCCTGCTCGATAGCGACACCTTCCACAAAAGAGCTGATATTGATAATTTCATATCGCTTGAAGTTCTAAATGTTATTTTGTCTTTGAGCGATTTTGGCGCTGCTTATCTGCTCCCTTCGCATATAGTAGAGAAAGTGTTCGGTGGCGATAGCTCGTATTTTAACATCGTTTCTTGTCTTTTTTATATCAAAGATCATGTTCAATACTCAACAATTAAAGAAAGCACTCTTAAAAAATTAGATGCAAAGCTTCAAGACATGTCAAAAATCCTCTCTAATACAGAGCAAGCTTGTCTGTTGTTAGACAGCCTGACATGTCCATATATAGGCCGAAAAAGAAAATCCAAATATGTAAATAGGCTATGCGTTGCGATGAAGATCAGCAAGCCGACTCAACAAGAGTTAAGCGATTTTTTTACGCATTATGCTTCTAAATATTGGTTCATTAACTGGACAGAAGTCGATCTTTTAAACGCTCTGGAGCGAAAAGAGCTTCGGCAGGTGTACTGA
- a CDS encoding relaxase/mobilization nuclease domain-containing protein, with protein sequence MIHGLSKHSTVGAGTGINYFLSENYFDKETHEWRQRTPAATLLEGNPSAMRVLCESLDFKHKYTSGVLSFSEEETALINSTRGMKGKIIEDFKDFAFAGVKKDCRNILLVQHEHTGRLEIHYMIPRIHLESGKYFNPFPPNYNGKQGPGNNNEFILQNDSFVDQVCNKYGLQNPRDTKIRRSVELPQFDPQRNIKKQVVAAIDNLIDAGAVSSREDMLIFLQKQGAEITRKGHNYFSFKFEGMSKAAKLEGELYSEQPFSEIAKRHSKRDAKFEAERAGTESRYSETLTFRSTEVESRHRIPAGVAERAEDRFAKSSAGLQKTHKELSEIRDVINNFSPPAASAARNLVNQNKLIAEPLINIPKTSPRSIVAPNISTGNKVHDELLAKYHNDMAGAIKKDILYRQKLSGDYAKLAKETIKKIESAVKDMFSFAVSMYTGQNFYSPGKTLQYEFSELKLKVEKLIEDIKLEVQLAKKTERHIKKIDKLSVGEDGSGDKYRFGFAIKTKIKPEELDHGKNSDQQAERHATEPAPAPTLPGK encoded by the coding sequence ATGATCCATGGTTTATCGAAACATAGCACTGTCGGCGCTGGGACTGGTATTAATTATTTTCTCTCCGAAAATTATTTCGACAAAGAAACACATGAGTGGAGACAGAGAACTCCAGCAGCCACTTTACTTGAAGGCAACCCCTCTGCAATGCGCGTGCTCTGCGAATCACTGGACTTCAAACACAAATACACAAGTGGAGTGCTGAGTTTTTCCGAAGAAGAAACGGCATTAATTAATTCCACACGGGGCATGAAAGGCAAAATCATTGAAGACTTCAAGGATTTCGCGTTCGCTGGCGTGAAAAAAGACTGTCGAAACATTTTACTAGTACAGCATGAGCACACCGGGCGGCTTGAGATTCATTATATGATCCCTCGGATTCATCTCGAATCTGGAAAATATTTCAACCCCTTTCCACCGAACTATAATGGCAAGCAAGGCCCTGGGAATAATAACGAGTTCATTTTGCAGAATGACAGCTTTGTCGACCAAGTATGCAATAAATATGGATTGCAAAACCCAAGGGATACAAAAATACGGCGTTCGGTTGAATTACCTCAGTTTGACCCCCAGAGAAATATAAAGAAACAGGTCGTCGCTGCTATAGATAATTTAATAGATGCTGGGGCCGTAAGTTCCCGAGAAGATATGCTTATTTTTTTGCAGAAGCAGGGTGCGGAAATAACAAGAAAAGGCCATAACTATTTTTCCTTTAAATTCGAAGGAATGAGTAAAGCCGCAAAGCTTGAAGGAGAATTATACAGTGAGCAACCTTTCTCAGAAATTGCAAAAAGGCATTCAAAGCGAGATGCAAAATTTGAAGCTGAAAGAGCTGGCACTGAATCCCGCTACAGTGAAACGCTTACTTTCAGATCAACGGAAGTTGAGAGCAGGCATCGTATCCCTGCAGGTGTCGCTGAACGAGCAGAAGATAGATTTGCAAAATCATCAGCAGGACTACAAAAAACTCACAAAGAACTTAGTGAGATTCGGGATGTTATTAATAATTTTAGCCCTCCCGCTGCTAGCGCTGCTCGCAACCTTGTTAACCAGAACAAGCTGATTGCCGAACCACTAATAAATATTCCGAAGACGTCGCCCAGATCTATTGTCGCGCCGAATATTTCAACCGGCAATAAAGTTCATGATGAACTCTTGGCAAAATATCACAATGATATGGCTGGAGCTATCAAGAAAGACATTCTGTATAGACAGAAACTATCCGGTGACTATGCAAAATTGGCAAAGGAAACGATCAAAAAAATAGAAAGCGCGGTAAAAGATATGTTTTCATTCGCCGTAAGCATGTACACCGGACAGAATTTTTACTCCCCCGGAAAAACGCTACAGTACGAATTTTCAGAACTAAAACTGAAAGTCGAAAAATTAATTGAGGACATCAAATTAGAAGTTCAATTGGCTAAGAAGACCGAGAGGCACATCAAGAAAATTGACAAGCTGAGTGTCGGGGAGGACGGAAGTGGAGATAAGTATAGATTTGGCTTTGCAATAAAAACAAAAATAAAACCAGAGGAGTTAGATCATGGAAAAAATTCAGATCAGCAAGCGGAAAGACACGCTACAGAGCCTGCACCTGCTCCAACACTGCCAGGCAAATAA
- a CDS encoding plasmid mobilization protein — translation MEHEVKWVQINAQVPLSQRERLKENARKCEMSVSQLINEMITSTQIDISPGMPAQMRDLNSWLGRINSNINMLAHHANTYREKADADLIIYQLNFIARDINEVVIFSDEIRKSNRTQRVKKATAS, via the coding sequence ATGGAACATGAGGTAAAATGGGTGCAAATTAATGCACAGGTACCGCTCTCACAGCGAGAGCGGCTAAAAGAGAATGCGCGCAAATGCGAGATGAGTGTCTCGCAACTAATCAATGAGATGATCACATCTACGCAGATCGACATATCTCCAGGAATGCCGGCGCAGATGCGCGACCTCAATAGCTGGCTTGGACGGATAAACTCAAATATCAATATGCTTGCGCATCATGCAAATACGTACAGAGAAAAAGCGGATGCAGACCTAATAATTTATCAGCTTAACTTTATCGCGCGAGATATAAACGAGGTCGTAATATTTTCGGACGAAATAAGGAAAAGCAATCGCACACAAAGAGTTAAAAAGGCCACAGCATCATGA
- a CDS encoding 4'-phosphopantetheinyl transferase family protein — protein MSAPGDRPLRLGPGEIHVWSARDPQIADPTLLARYRSWLSAEESQRMQHFMFERHRHQYLVTRALLRATLSLYAPWVAPQQWVFASNAWGKPAIVAPALPMAFNLSHTEGLVVLALTLENSVGIDVEPRQRLADEDLAERFFSASEVRYLCSLPSAERASAFMGFWTLKEAYIKARGQGLSIPLDSFSFELATPGQIGFACQTLAPPEARRWRFWQWESGPFVLSLGCCPQSRHQQGMAVRLYETVPGATHGPRSAVMRRASDAIRF, from the coding sequence GTGAGCGCGCCCGGCGATCGGCCGTTGCGCCTGGGCCCCGGGGAGATCCATGTGTGGAGCGCCCGGGACCCGCAGATCGCCGACCCGACGCTGCTGGCGCGGTATCGCTCCTGGTTGAGCGCCGAGGAAAGCCAGCGCATGCAGCATTTCATGTTCGAGCGCCATCGCCATCAGTACCTGGTCACCCGGGCGCTGCTGCGCGCGACGCTGTCGCTGTATGCGCCGTGGGTGGCGCCGCAGCAGTGGGTATTTGCCAGCAATGCCTGGGGCAAGCCGGCGATTGTCGCGCCCGCGCTGCCGATGGCTTTCAACCTGTCCCATACCGAGGGCCTGGTGGTGTTGGCCCTGACCCTGGAAAACAGTGTCGGGATCGATGTGGAGCCGCGGCAGCGGCTGGCCGACGAGGATCTGGCCGAGCGCTTCTTTTCCGCCAGCGAAGTGCGCTACCTGTGCAGCCTGCCGAGCGCCGAGCGGGCGTCGGCGTTCATGGGTTTCTGGACCCTGAAGGAGGCCTATATCAAGGCGCGCGGCCAGGGCCTGTCGATCCCGCTGGACAGTTTTTCCTTCGAGCTGGCCACGCCGGGGCAGATCGGCTTTGCCTGCCAGACGCTGGCGCCGCCCGAGGCGCGCCGCTGGCGTTTCTGGCAATGGGAAAGCGGGCCGTTTGTGCTGTCCCTGGGCTGCTGTCCGCAGTCGCGGCACCAGCAGGGGATGGCCGTGCGGCTGTACGAGACAGTGCCCGGGGCGACCCATGGACCCAGGTCTGCCGTCATGCGCCGGGCGTCCGACGCCATCCGCTTCTGA
- a CDS encoding helix-turn-helix transcriptional regulator: MGSVFSNRLKEARKAAGWSQERLGQEAGFEPASASARMNQYERGVHTPSPTAAKQIADALGLPLAFFYADDEEARLLALFNSLGHEQRREALEAIAALAERSATQK; encoded by the coding sequence ATGGGCAGCGTATTTAGCAATCGGCTGAAGGAGGCAAGGAAAGCAGCAGGCTGGTCTCAAGAGCGCTTGGGGCAGGAAGCTGGTTTTGAGCCCGCCAGCGCTAGCGCACGGATGAATCAGTACGAACGCGGCGTGCACACCCCGAGTCCGACTGCCGCTAAACAGATCGCGGATGCACTTGGCTTGCCGCTCGCTTTTTTCTACGCTGACGACGAGGAAGCCCGCCTACTAGCGCTTTTTAACTCGCTAGGGCACGAACAGCGTCGTGAAGCGCTTGAGGCAATCGCAGCACTCGCAGAGCGATCAGCAACGCAAAAATAG
- a CDS encoding IS3 family transposase (programmed frameshift): protein MTNSNDKSGELLGQERRRRWSPEQKLAMVRESLEPGQSVSVLARRNGINANQLFLWRKLYQDGSLSAVSAGEAVVPASELSDALKQIRELQRMLGKKTMEAEILKEAVEIARSRKLDCALTLVAGGRPVKLVSECLGVARSQLTVRIKQSVSPNTRRSRPVNDAELVAEIQQQVSELPSYGYRRVWGLLRRARETQLLPAINVKRVYRVMRDHNLLLERRIKQPGVPRRHEGRIAVQTSDTRWCSDGFEFRCEDGAKLSVTFALDCCDREAIGWIASPTGYSGDDIRDLMLESVEKRFGDQLPATPVQWLSDNGSAYTAEQTRLFARQIGLQPVTTPVRSPQSNGMAESFVKTIKRDYVAHMPKPDRETALRNLAIAFEHYNEQHPHSALNYRSPREFRRLAAASI from the exons ATGACTAATAGCAACGATAAGAGTGGTGAGCTTTTGGGCCAGGAGCGGCGTCGTCGCTGGAGCCCAGAGCAAAAGCTGGCCATGGTTCGAGAGAGCCTTGAACCAGGACAAAGCGTTTCGGTCTTGGCTCGGCGCAACGGCATCAATGCCAACCAGTTATTCCTGTGGCGCAAGCTGTATCAAGACGGCAGCCTGTCGGCGGTCAGTGCTGGCGAAGCCGTGGTGCCGGCCTCCGAGCTGAGCGATGCGCTCAAGCAGATCCGTGAACTGCAACGGATGTTGGGCAAGAAAACGATGGAAGCGGAAATCCTCAAAGAGGCCGTGGAGATCGCCCGGTCGCGAAAAT TGGATTGCGCACTCACCCTTGTTGCCGGGGGACGACCAGTGAAGCTGGTCAGCGAATGTCTCGGTGTGGCGCGCTCGCAATTAACGGTTCGAATCAAGCAATCGGTATCGCCCAATACACGGCGAAGCAGGCCTGTGAACGACGCTGAGTTGGTGGCCGAAATCCAGCAACAGGTCAGCGAGCTGCCCAGCTATGGCTACCGTCGAGTCTGGGGATTGCTGCGTCGCGCCCGTGAAACCCAGCTGCTACCTGCGATCAACGTGAAGCGGGTTTACCGGGTGATGCGTGATCACAACCTGCTGCTTGAGCGCCGGATCAAACAACCCGGCGTGCCGCGTCGGCACGAAGGCCGTATTGCGGTGCAAACCAGCGATACGCGTTGGTGCTCGGACGGCTTTGAGTTCCGTTGTGAGGACGGCGCTAAACTGAGCGTGACCTTCGCCCTGGACTGCTGTGATCGCGAAGCCATCGGCTGGATCGCGAGCCCGACCGGGTACAGCGGCGATGATATCCGCGACTTGATGCTGGAAAGTGTGGAGAAGCGCTTCGGTGATCAACTGCCTGCAACGCCGGTGCAGTGGCTCAGCGATAACGGTTCGGCCTACACCGCCGAACAGACGCGCCTGTTTGCTCGGCAGATCGGCTTGCAGCCGGTGACCACACCAGTGCGTAGCCCGCAGAGTAATGGCATGGCCGAGAGCTTCGTGAAGACGATCAAGCGTGACTACGTGGCGCACATGCCCAAGCCGGATCGAGAAACGGCGTTGCGTAACCTGGCAATTGCCTTCGAACACTACAACGAGCAGCATCCGCACAGCGCCTTGAACTATCGCTCACCGAGGGAGTTCAGGCGCTTGGCAGCTGCATCAATTTAA
- a CDS encoding IS3 family transposase (programmed frameshift): protein MTKQRRSFSAEFKREAAGLVLDQGYSHIEASRSLGVVESALRRWVNQLQQERTGVTPQSKALTPEQQKIQELEARIARLEREKSIFKKGYRALDVGRARAHALIDQLSPQEPVDWLCAVFDVTRSCYYAHRLRRRTPDVERLRLRSRVNELFTQSRSAAGSRSIVSMMQEDGEQIGRFKVRGLMRELELVSKQPGSHAYKQATVERPDIPNILNREFDVPAPNQVWCGDITYIWAQGKWHYLAVVMDLYARRVVGWALSNKPDADLVIKALDMAYEQRGRPQGLLFHSDQGSQYGSRQFRQRLWRYRMRQSMSRRGNCWDNAPMERVFRSLKTEWIPTVGYMTAQEAHRDISHYLMHRYNWIRPHQFNNGLAPAQAEKKLNVVSGIS, encoded by the exons ATGACCAAACAACGTCGTTCTTTTTCCGCTGAATTCAAACGCGAGGCCGCAGGCCTCGTGCTCGATCAAGGCTATAGCCATATCGAAGCCAGCCGCTCGCTTGGTGTGGTTGAGTCCGCGTTGCGCCGCTGGGTTAATCAGCTTCAGCAGGAGCGCACTGGCGTTACTCCGCAGAGTAAAGCGCTGACGCCAGAGCAACAGAAAATCCAGGAATTGGAAGCTCGAATCGCTCGACTTGAGCGGGAGAAATCCATTT TTAAAAAAGGCTACCGCGCTCTTGATGTCGGAAGAGCACGAGCGCACGCGCTGATTGATCAACTGAGCCCCCAAGAGCCGGTTGATTGGCTTTGCGCAGTCTTTGACGTCACTCGTTCGTGTTACTACGCCCATCGTCTCAGGCGCCGAACTCCAGACGTTGAGCGGCTTCGGTTGCGCAGCCGGGTTAACGAACTGTTTACGCAAAGTCGAAGCGCCGCCGGTAGCCGCAGCATCGTGTCGATGATGCAGGAAGACGGCGAGCAAATTGGGCGGTTCAAGGTGCGAGGCCTGATGCGGGAACTGGAGTTGGTCAGTAAACAACCTGGATCACATGCCTACAAACAAGCGACGGTTGAGCGGCCTGACATTCCGAACATATTGAATCGAGAGTTTGATGTGCCGGCGCCGAATCAGGTCTGGTGTGGCGACATCACCTACATCTGGGCTCAAGGGAAATGGCATTACCTGGCTGTCGTTATGGATCTTTACGCGCGCCGAGTGGTGGGCTGGGCGCTGTCGAACAAGCCGGATGCGGATCTGGTCATCAAGGCGTTGGACATGGCTTACGAACAGCGTGGCAGGCCTCAAGGGCTTCTGTTTCACTCGGATCAGGGCTCGCAATATGGCAGTCGCCAGTTTCGCCAACGGCTCTGGCGTTACCGCATGCGCCAAAGCATGAGCCGTCGTGGAAACTGCTGGGATAACGCGCCGATGGAGCGTGTGTTTCGCAGCTTGAAAACTGAATGGATACCGACCGTGGGCTACATGACAGCTCAAGAAGCGCACCGCGACATCAGTCATTACCTGATGCATCGGTACAACTGGATTAGACCGCACCAATTCAACAACGGACTGGCCCCAGCTCAGGCCGAGAAAAAACTTAACGTCGTGTCCGGGATTAGTTGA
- the drt3a gene encoding antiviral reverse transcriptase Drt3a, giving the protein MYDQSFNFISVSKVLRKNDFYLRPWLRNPLSKTAEVEAAVARSDVGYESYSFLESSILRGKNVYRVPAFSHELVLRKIDKNLRMAKSLYSPSRDTIIANLRALIAESAQFKIYRLDIKSFYESFTASNVLSAVYGIKGLSPQTKKHIKDIIEHHTLAGGLGIPRGMALSATLSEVVMSSFDSSIKTMAGVYFYSRYVDDIIVITGGEEHSKQFLAKVSKLLPPGLHLNTKKQELCSAPDSSGYKKSQHPEMPLLFTFEYLGYSFSVYEPPEKNGSREVVLDIADSKIKKIKTRLTKAYLDYCKNRNFELLEMRVKFLTSNFSVLDINRGGYRLAGIYHNYHRIDEAKSTALAILDEYLYLATMSSYGKVFDRFFSITSVAQRRRLLTFSFKRGFSERNYFHFNRSQFKAIRECWEYA; this is encoded by the coding sequence ATGTACGACCAGTCGTTTAATTTTATTTCGGTTTCAAAGGTTCTGCGAAAGAATGATTTCTACCTTAGGCCGTGGCTGAGAAACCCGTTATCAAAGACCGCAGAGGTTGAAGCTGCTGTCGCTCGTTCTGATGTTGGGTACGAATCATACTCTTTTCTTGAGAGCTCAATTCTTCGCGGGAAGAATGTCTACAGAGTTCCCGCCTTCAGTCACGAGCTGGTGTTACGAAAGATAGATAAAAATTTACGAATGGCTAAGTCGTTATACTCGCCGTCAAGAGACACTATAATCGCTAATCTTCGCGCTCTGATCGCAGAAAGTGCTCAATTTAAAATATATAGATTAGATATCAAGAGCTTTTACGAGTCATTCACGGCGTCCAATGTCCTGAGTGCTGTGTACGGAATTAAGGGTTTAAGTCCTCAGACCAAAAAACACATTAAAGACATTATTGAGCATCATACCTTGGCTGGAGGGTTAGGGATCCCAAGAGGTATGGCCTTAAGTGCGACGTTATCTGAAGTAGTAATGAGTTCTTTTGATTCTTCAATAAAAACGATGGCAGGTGTATATTTTTATAGTCGATATGTCGATGACATTATTGTGATAACTGGCGGGGAGGAGCACTCAAAACAGTTTCTCGCTAAAGTGAGCAAGCTGCTACCGCCTGGACTCCATTTAAATACGAAAAAACAGGAGCTTTGTTCTGCACCCGATTCTTCTGGATACAAAAAAAGTCAGCATCCGGAAATGCCGCTGCTCTTCACTTTCGAATACTTAGGCTATAGTTTTTCGGTTTACGAACCACCGGAGAAAAACGGCAGCCGAGAAGTAGTATTGGATATAGCGGACTCTAAGATAAAAAAGATCAAAACGCGTCTCACTAAAGCTTATCTAGACTACTGTAAAAACAGAAATTTTGAGCTTTTAGAAATGCGCGTAAAGTTTTTGACTTCTAACTTTAGCGTACTAGATATTAATAGAGGCGGATATAGATTGGCTGGAATTTATCATAACTATCACAGGATAGATGAAGCAAAATCAACAGCCCTAGCTATATTGGATGAGTACCTATACCTGGCGACAATGAGCAGTTACGGTAAAGTATTTGATCGTTTTTTCTCGATCACTTCTGTCGCGCAACGCCGCAGACTATTGACTTTCAGCTTTAAGCGCGGATTCAGTGAACGTAATTATTTCCACTTCAACCGTTCACAGTTCAAAGCGATCAGGGAGTGTTGGGAGTATGCTTGA